The nucleotide window GTTTAATGTAAAATAAAAGAAGCAATAGTTGCGTACATAAATAATTTTTATCTCTAATATGATAATCTACAGCTTAGCTCTGTCATCAAGTAGCGAGCAATGCTTATCAAAGAGTAACTTCGCTCTCTTCCAAACTGGAGCAGTGTCTCGTTTGCCTAGCTGTTCCAAGGAGGGAAGCAAGCTTGACACAAATGATTCTGACGCTTCTCTTGGCAGCAGAGAGGGCAAGTGATCAATAGCAATCACTGACAGCTTAGGCCCAATTGAAGTAGGCACCTGAAGAGAGGGTTTAGAGAAGGTGGTCGAGACACTGTACAGCGGAATTGGGTTATGTGGACTTGTAGTATCAGCTGAAATATCAACAATGGTACTGAGCTTTCTGTCTTCTCTATCCATCAGATCCATTGTGATAAATGGAGGAATTGGCTTCCCCAAATAAATCGTGTTAATGAAGATATCGGCTTCTGCAATTTCGTTAAAGGGGCCTCCCACAGCAGTCTCCGCCATGTCCCACTTTTTGATATTTTTCTCATGTATGCCACACTTGCGTAAAAAGTCTCTGGCTCCTCTCCCGCATCTTCCAAGTGCCCCAATTATCAACACTGTAGGCTCCTTGGCACCAGCCGCAATGGCTTCCAAATATTCCCTCCTAAC belongs to Eremothecium sinecaudum strain ATCC 58844 chromosome IV, complete sequence and includes:
- the LYS1 gene encoding saccharopine dehydrogenase (NAD+, L-lysine-forming) (Syntenic homolog of Ashbya gossypii ACR167C; Syntenic homolog of Saccharomyces cerevisiae YIR034C (LYS1)), encoding MTVKLHLRAETKPLEARAALTPTSVRHLVKKGFKIYVEESPQSAFSSDEYKEAGAVLVPFGSWKEAPLDRIIIGLKEMPERDTFPLVHEHIQFAHCYKKQAGWRDVLQRFVDGKGTLYDLEFLEDDRGVRVAAFGFYAGFVGAALGLKDWAFKQTHSDSEEMDEVSPYDDEKKLVDDVRREYLEAIAAGAKEPTVLIIGALGRCGRGARDFLRKCGIHEKNIKKWDMAETAVGGPFNEIAEADIFINTIYLGKPIPPFITMDLMDREDRKLSTIVDISADTTSPHNPIPLYSVSTTFSKPSLQVPTSIGPKLSVIAIDHLPSLLPREASESFVSSLLPSLEQLGKRDTAPVWKRAKLLFDKHCSLLDDRAKL